One part of the Candidatus Paceibacterota bacterium genome encodes these proteins:
- a CDS encoding 3-oxoacyl-ACP reductase FabG, with amino-acid sequence MGSLTGRKAVVTGASRGIGEAIANRLMIEGARVACVSRHPDLESDTILVEGAGKKNYAADVSVEVSVRSAVEQILKDFGSVDILVNNAGVTADGLFMRMSLEQWRKVFTTNVDGAYLFSNALARALMRSEQGRIVNISSVVAFTGNAGQANYCAAKAALIGMTKSLAREFSSRAVTVNAICPGFIETDMTAGIPLDKKAQFLKETPLGRFGKPGEVASLVAYLCSAEAGFITGQVLSIDGGLAM; translated from the coding sequence ATGGGAAGTCTTACAGGTAGGAAAGCGGTTGTTACGGGTGCCAGTCGAGGGATTGGCGAAGCCATTGCAAATCGGCTGATGATTGAGGGCGCGCGGGTTGCGTGCGTGAGCAGACATCCTGATCTGGAGTCCGACACTATACTGGTCGAAGGCGCAGGGAAGAAAAACTACGCCGCTGACGTCTCGGTTGAAGTATCTGTTCGGAGTGCTGTGGAACAGATCCTCAAGGATTTCGGTTCGGTGGATATCCTGGTCAACAACGCGGGGGTCACGGCCGACGGCCTCTTCATGAGGATGAGCTTGGAGCAATGGAGAAAAGTCTTTACCACTAACGTGGACGGAGCATACTTGTTTTCCAACGCTCTCGCTCGGGCGCTCATGAGGTCGGAACAGGGCAGGATCGTGAACATCAGTTCGGTGGTTGCCTTTACCGGTAACGCTGGCCAGGCAAATTACTGCGCCGCCAAGGCTGCGCTCATCGGGATGACTAAATCCCTTGCGCGCGAATTCTCTTCGAGGGCTGTGACAGTGAATGCCATCTGTCCCGGATTTATCGAGACAGACATGACGGCCGGAATTCCGCTCGACAAGAAGGCACAGTTCCTGAAAGAAACTCCGCTTGGGCGTTTCGGCAAGCCGGGAGAGGTGGCCAGCCTTGTGGCCTACCTGTGCTCTGCCGAAGCTGGTTTCATCACCGGCCAAGTTCTTTCAATTGACGGCGGACTCGCGATGTAG
- a CDS encoding EamA family transporter produces the protein MKWFIIALAPPLLYSINNHVDKYLVERFFKNRTSEKGGIGSLVIFTGLISILFCLVIGISIPSQISISFPHALVIILSGMFLVGSYVPYFSALEYEEASVITPLWQFIPIFGYILGFFFLGETLRNIQIIGGFLIILGAISISISFDKKSAQIKKGILLKMMGAAFLVSLSILLFKIIALQENFWASVFWEYAGIVIFSLFLFICIKSYRQQFLSLMRQNTAGFVLVNILGEVLSFVAKLASNYVSLLVPIALLLLVNSLQPLFVFIIGIILTVFLPKLGKEKLSGRDILQKFFAIGVMIAGTLLLIFS, from the coding sequence ATGAAATGGTTTATCATCGCACTCGCACCTCCCCTTCTCTATTCAATCAACAATCACGTTGACAAATACCTTGTCGAACGTTTTTTTAAGAACCGCACTTCTGAAAAAGGCGGAATTGGCTCTCTCGTTATTTTTACTGGCCTCATAAGTATCCTATTTTGCCTTGTAATTGGAATTTCAATTCCTTCCCAAATCAGCATCTCTTTCCCTCACGCCCTTGTCATCATCCTAAGCGGAATGTTTTTGGTTGGTTCCTACGTTCCCTATTTTTCCGCACTTGAATATGAAGAAGCTTCTGTCATCACACCATTATGGCAATTCATTCCTATTTTCGGCTATATTCTCGGATTTTTCTTTCTTGGAGAAACATTGCGAAATATACAAATTATCGGAGGATTTTTAATCATCTTGGGGGCTATCAGTATCTCAATTTCCTTTGACAAGAAATCGGCACAAATTAAAAAAGGTATTCTCTTGAAAATGATGGGCGCGGCGTTCTTGGTCTCACTTTCAATTCTCCTATTCAAAATCATCGCGCTCCAAGAGAATTTCTGGGCAAGCGTATTTTGGGAATATGCCGGTATTGTGATTTTCTCTCTCTTTTTATTTATCTGCATCAAATCTTATCGACAGCAATTTTTAAGCCTCATGAGACAAAATACGGCAGGATTTGTTCTTGTAAATATCCTGGGGGAAGTCCTAAGTTTTGTAGCAAAACTTGCTTCCAACTACGTAAGTCTTTTGGTACCAATCGCACTTCTCCTTCTTGTAAATAGTCTCCAGCCCCTCTTCGTATTTATAATCGGTATCATACTTACTGTTTTCCTCCCCAAATTGGGGAAAGAAAAACTCTCTGGACGAGACATCCTACAAAAATTTTTTGCAATCGGTGTAATGATCGCAGGAACACTGCTTCTTATTTTCTCCTAA
- a CDS encoding type II secretion system protein: MKLPKIFIHKEKTCGFTLIEILVVMAIFTLLSGLGLFMTFDSYRGASSRSERDTVVSLLERARSQAMNNVCFGASCVGGKRHGISIQSNQYVIFEGGNYASRDSEVDQITPANPTAIITPIDVVFDQLTGKLYPQLSPATTELIITIKQADRPDSIISINNEGTINW; encoded by the coding sequence ATGAAATTACCCAAAATCTTCATCCATAAAGAGAAGACATGCGGTTTCACTTTAATAGAAATTTTGGTCGTGATGGCGATTTTCACGCTTCTCTCTGGCCTCGGGTTGTTTATGACATTTGATTCCTATCGCGGAGCTTCTTCGCGTTCCGAGCGCGATACTGTGGTGAGTCTTTTGGAAAGGGCGCGCAGTCAGGCAATGAATAATGTTTGTTTTGGCGCTTCTTGCGTCGGAGGAAAAAGACACGGTATCTCCATTCAGTCCAACCAATACGTGATTTTTGAGGGAGGAAACTATGCCAGTCGTGACAGTGAGGTCGATCAAATTACCCCCGCTAATCCGACAGCCATCATAACTCCTATTGATGTGGTATTTGATCAGCTGACCGGAAAACTTTACCCGCAACTTTCTCCCGCGACAACCGAATTGATCATCACCATAAAGCAGGCCGACCGGCCCGATTCAATTATTTCAATCAACAATGAAGGCACGATCAATTGGTGA
- a CDS encoding GspE/PulE family protein, producing MAEQRIKKELGEWKDISIVNLIDSLVEYAHANHASDIHIDPSEKKVRVRLRIDGVLEELCVFPKDIHPEIISRIKILASLRTDEHQSPQDGRFRISLKSKFPIDVRVSIVPTFFGENAVLRLLSDKAESISLDMLGLNERDYQKLKKAVQKSSGMILATGPTGSGKTTTLYTILKMLNTKEVSIITIEDPIEYALEGIEQIQVDPRSSLTFANGLRSILRQDPNIIMVGEIRDTETAGIAVNTALTGHLLLSTLHTNDAATTLPRLLDMHIEPFLVASTVSVAIGQRLVRTLCPHCKVPKTLTEAEKKTLEDIFAGVPLPENPTFFEAKGCDECSTAGFRGRIGLYEVLVMSPAIREAILRKTSAAEIKTIALQEGMTPMVRDGLEKAARGLTTIEEVMRVGHE from the coding sequence ATGGCAGAACAGAGAATCAAAAAAGAGCTCGGAGAGTGGAAGGATATTTCCATCGTGAATCTTATCGATTCGCTTGTTGAGTATGCTCATGCAAACCACGCATCGGATATTCACATTGATCCATCGGAGAAAAAAGTGCGAGTGCGGCTTCGTATTGACGGCGTTTTGGAAGAGCTTTGTGTATTTCCGAAAGACATTCATCCAGAAATTATTTCCCGAATCAAAATTCTGGCATCTTTGCGCACTGACGAGCATCAATCGCCCCAAGACGGACGTTTCCGGATTTCGCTTAAGTCGAAGTTCCCGATAGATGTGCGAGTTTCTATTGTTCCAACATTTTTCGGCGAGAATGCGGTGCTCCGGCTTCTGTCAGACAAAGCGGAAAGCATTTCTTTGGACATGCTTGGTTTAAACGAGAGAGATTACCAAAAACTTAAGAAAGCTGTGCAGAAATCTTCGGGAATGATCCTTGCTACCGGTCCGACCGGTTCTGGAAAGACCACGACGCTGTATACGATTTTGAAGATGCTCAATACCAAAGAAGTATCGATTATTACCATTGAAGATCCGATCGAATACGCGCTTGAGGGGATTGAACAGATCCAAGTAGACCCGCGAAGTTCGCTCACTTTTGCAAATGGTTTGCGCTCTATTTTGCGCCAAGATCCGAACATTATCATGGTAGGTGAGATCCGTGATACAGAAACTGCCGGCATTGCAGTCAACACCGCTCTCACAGGGCACTTGCTTCTCTCTACGCTCCATACAAATGATGCGGCGACAACGCTTCCGCGACTTCTTGATATGCACATTGAACCATTTTTGGTCGCTTCGACTGTCTCTGTCGCTATCGGCCAGCGGCTGGTGCGCACGCTCTGTCCGCATTGCAAGGTGCCGAAAACGCTTACAGAAGCGGAAAAGAAAACGCTCGAAGACATTTTTGCCGGAGTTCCGCTTCCGGAAAATCCCACGTTTTTTGAAGCGAAAGGCTGCGACGAATGCAGCACTGCAGGCTTTCGCGGACGAATCGGCCTTTACGAGGTCCTTGTCATGTCCCCAGCTATTCGAGAGGCAATATTGCGGAAGACTTCAGCCGCTGAAATAAAAACCATAGCTTTGCAAGAAGGCATGACTCCCATGGTTCGTGATGGTCTTGAAAAAGCCGCTCGCGGTCTCACTACCATTGAGGAAGTAATGCGTGTCGGCCATGAATAA
- a CDS encoding type II secretion system F family protein → MAKKVLPKVEKKKHFGHAIVPKLSHSSKKIRAKMGGFRMKVQAYWKTDQKNRLRLSMKERSHFAKRLSFLISGGVPLLEALFVLQKQNRSRRKEKFFDSIIADISNGQTLSKALVKFPRMFDDFAVNIIRVGESSGTLNQNLQYLAEELKKKNVLRNKVLSALVYPIFITITTLALTILLTIFIFPKIQPIFTSLRVAIPLTTRILIFTSAFLRAYGLWLLAALVVSAIVFLIFLKKSEGFRKFFDRNIFRIPLLGTIFQGYNLANITRTLGLLLKSGVKLSEAVIVTADTTANVIYKQELHNISAGVLRGEKLSFYMEKNRKLFPDLVSHMVAVGEGTGNLSNTLIYLSESEEAEVDDLTKNLSNSIEPLLMVFMGLIVGFIAVSVITPIYEITQNLHP, encoded by the coding sequence ATGGCGAAAAAAGTTCTTCCCAAAGTCGAAAAGAAAAAACATTTCGGGCACGCAATTGTTCCCAAACTTTCTCATTCGAGCAAAAAAATAAGAGCAAAAATGGGAGGCTTCCGGATGAAAGTCCAAGCATATTGGAAAACAGATCAAAAAAATAGGTTGCGGCTCAGCATGAAAGAGCGTTCCCATTTTGCCAAACGCCTTTCTTTTCTTATCTCCGGCGGAGTGCCGCTTCTCGAGGCTCTTTTTGTGCTTCAAAAGCAAAATCGCTCCCGGAGGAAAGAGAAATTTTTCGATTCTATTATCGCTGATATTTCAAATGGCCAGACGCTTTCGAAGGCACTCGTGAAATTTCCGAGAATGTTCGATGATTTTGCAGTGAATATTATTCGAGTCGGTGAATCAAGCGGGACCTTAAACCAAAATCTCCAGTATCTTGCCGAAGAGCTGAAAAAGAAAAATGTCCTTCGAAATAAAGTATTGAGCGCGCTTGTCTATCCGATTTTTATCACCATAACGACATTGGCCCTCACCATTTTGCTCACCATTTTTATTTTTCCTAAAATTCAGCCGATCTTCACTAGTCTTCGGGTTGCGATTCCTTTGACCACGAGAATACTTATTTTTACAAGCGCATTTCTTCGCGCCTATGGGCTCTGGCTTTTGGCAGCGCTCGTCGTTTCCGCTATAGTATTTTTGATTTTCCTCAAGAAATCAGAAGGTTTCCGAAAATTTTTCGACAGGAATATATTTCGCATTCCGCTTTTAGGGACGATTTTTCAGGGATATAACCTTGCTAACATTACCCGCACTTTGGGGCTTCTTTTGAAAAGCGGGGTCAAATTGAGCGAGGCGGTCATTGTGACCGCGGATACCACAGCTAACGTCATCTACAAACAAGAGCTCCATAATATTTCCGCAGGAGTGCTGAGAGGCGAGAAACTTTCTTTCTACATGGAGAAGAATAGAAAACTTTTCCCTGATCTTGTCTCTCATATGGTCGCGGTCGGGGAGGGGACGGGAAACCTTTCCAACACGCTCATCTATCTTTCTGAAAGCGAAGAGGCGGAAGTGGACGATCTGACCAAAAATCTTTCCAATTCCATCGAGCCCTTGCTTATGGTCTTTATGGGCCTTATTGTTGGATTTATAGCTGTTTCGGTCATAACGCCTATCTATGAAATTACCCAAAATCTTCATCCATAA
- a CDS encoding NUDIX hydrolase has product MQKPRAKIGKYKTVFKGHTFEVKRAIAVMPSGKKEVFETMHRPPSVMILPIDAKKRLLLIREYRSRIKKYIWALPAGKVKKGETPVRAAQRELREEAGVRAKNLKLFRLAEGGQSWVWRRFAYVATKLTPDRLLKDEDEDIKVVPVSIDKAFQMIKKDLIYNENMACMIFRLWSLRKKFGI; this is encoded by the coding sequence ATGCAAAAACCTCGCGCAAAAATTGGGAAATATAAGACAGTTTTCAAGGGACACACCTTTGAAGTGAAGCGCGCTATCGCGGTAATGCCTTCTGGTAAAAAAGAAGTCTTCGAGACAATGCATCGTCCGCCAAGCGTTATGATCCTTCCTATCGATGCGAAGAAACGCCTTCTCCTCATCCGCGAATACCGTTCGCGAATCAAAAAATATATCTGGGCCCTGCCAGCAGGAAAAGTAAAGAAGGGAGAAACCCCTGTTCGGGCTGCACAAAGAGAGCTCCGCGAAGAAGCGGGAGTGCGGGCAAAAAATCTGAAACTTTTTCGTCTCGCAGAAGGCGGGCAATCCTGGGTATGGAGACGCTTCGCTTATGTTGCAACAAAACTCACTCCCGATCGTCTTCTGAAAGATGAGGACGAGGATATTAAGGTCGTACCCGTCTCTATAGACAAAGCATTTCAAATGATAAAAAAAGATCTGATCTATAACGAGAATATGGCATGCATGATATTCCGCCTCTGGTCACTGCGAAAAAAATTCGGAATCTAA
- a CDS encoding adenylyltransferase/cytidyltransferase family protein, whose product MKNGKKVLVFGTFDGVHEGHRHFLREAKKFGDILIVAVARDEHVETLKKHSPRFSLQKRIADLGAEKIADYVIEADETLGTWNVILKNKPDVVALGYDQDGLGNALENAKGKFPFPIEILKISSHKPDIFRSGLLNR is encoded by the coding sequence ATGAAAAACGGTAAAAAAGTTTTAGTTTTTGGCACCTTTGACGGAGTACATGAGGGACACCGGCATTTTTTGCGCGAAGCGAAAAAGTTTGGCGACATACTCATCGTAGCAGTTGCTCGTGATGAACACGTTGAAACATTAAAGAAACATTCTCCCCGCTTTTCGCTCCAAAAAAGAATTGCGGATCTGGGAGCAGAAAAAATTGCGGACTACGTAATTGAAGCCGATGAAACACTCGGAACATGGAATGTCATTCTCAAAAACAAGCCAGACGTGGTCGCGCTCGGATATGATCAAGATGGTTTAGGAAATGCGCTGGAAAATGCAAAGGGGAAATTCCCCTTCCCGATTGAAATACTAAAAATAAGTTCTCATAAGCCGGACATTTTCCGATCGGGTCTTTTAAATAGATAA
- the typA gene encoding translational GTPase TypA has translation MEIRNIAIIAHVDHGKTTLTDAILKQNGMAEEGASMDSNALEKERGITIYAKNTSLFYKDTKINIVDTPGHADFGSEVERVLRSIDTVLLIVDAQEGPMPQTRFVLKKSLELGLKPIVVINKIDKPAADPEGTKEALHELFLELGANDDQFNFTTVYAIGRQGIAKRELKDESANLNPLLDVVLEQVPAANKSAEAPLQAQVFNLAYDNFLGRMGIARVYEGTIKSGSNVIAKDPTGKVIKGKISKLFTFEGTARKETQEAVAGDIVMLAGIPEIYIGETITDKEETVALPAIAIDEPTISLGFLVNDSPFAGREGKFVTGRQIRERLEKELEVNVGLKVDFDSDPEAYRVFGRGELHIGILLETMRREGFELQVSQPEAIIKEVNGVKMEPYEEAMIDAKEEVTGAIIEKMGRRKGIMKDMKVKDGNARILFDIPTRGLLGYRGEFVIDTKGEGILSSRFVEFREYAGEIRKKPEGAMISMEAGKALAFALWNLQERGVIYIEPTTEVYQGMVIGNTTKGEEMFVNPCKGKQLSNMRSSGNDEGIYLVPALTVTIERGLETMNEDEYLEITPKNVRLRKKSFENKKRT, from the coding sequence ATGGAGATACGCAACATAGCAATCATCGCGCACGTCGACCACGGGAAAACCACTCTCACAGACGCAATTCTGAAACAAAACGGAATGGCGGAGGAAGGCGCTTCAATGGACTCAAATGCACTTGAAAAAGAGCGTGGTATTACTATTTATGCCAAAAACACTTCCCTCTTCTATAAAGACACAAAGATAAATATCGTGGACACTCCGGGACACGCCGACTTCGGTTCTGAAGTAGAACGCGTGCTTCGTTCTATTGATACCGTGCTCCTCATTGTCGACGCGCAGGAAGGTCCGATGCCACAAACGCGATTCGTGCTCAAGAAATCTCTCGAACTTGGTTTGAAGCCGATTGTCGTTATCAACAAGATCGACAAGCCTGCCGCAGACCCAGAAGGGACAAAAGAAGCGCTTCATGAACTCTTCCTCGAGCTCGGCGCAAATGACGACCAATTTAATTTCACGACAGTCTACGCTATCGGTCGACAAGGTATTGCAAAACGTGAACTCAAAGACGAGAGCGCAAATTTAAATCCCCTTCTCGACGTAGTTCTCGAACAAGTTCCTGCTGCAAACAAAAGTGCAGAAGCCCCGCTTCAAGCGCAAGTTTTCAACCTCGCATACGACAACTTCCTCGGACGCATGGGTATCGCGCGTGTCTACGAAGGAACAATCAAATCTGGAAGCAACGTCATTGCAAAAGATCCAACTGGAAAAGTGATCAAAGGAAAAATCAGCAAGCTTTTCACATTTGAAGGAACAGCTCGAAAAGAAACTCAAGAAGCTGTCGCTGGTGACATCGTCATGCTCGCCGGAATTCCAGAAATTTATATTGGAGAGACAATCACCGACAAAGAAGAAACTGTCGCTCTTCCAGCTATCGCAATTGATGAGCCGACTATTTCCCTTGGGTTTCTCGTAAACGATTCCCCTTTTGCCGGACGCGAAGGAAAATTTGTGACTGGAAGACAAATCCGCGAACGGCTTGAAAAAGAACTCGAAGTGAACGTCGGACTCAAGGTTGATTTTGATTCAGATCCGGAAGCCTACCGGGTGTTCGGACGAGGCGAACTTCACATTGGAATTTTGCTTGAAACAATGCGCCGAGAAGGATTTGAGCTTCAAGTGTCTCAACCAGAAGCGATCATTAAAGAAGTGAACGGCGTGAAAATGGAGCCGTACGAGGAAGCGATGATTGATGCGAAAGAAGAAGTAACGGGAGCGATCATCGAGAAAATGGGACGTCGAAAAGGCATTATGAAAGATATGAAAGTGAAAGACGGAAACGCTCGAATTCTTTTTGATATTCCAACTCGAGGGCTCTTGGGCTATCGAGGTGAATTCGTCATTGATACCAAAGGCGAAGGAATTCTTTCGTCACGATTTGTAGAATTCCGAGAATACGCTGGAGAAATTCGAAAGAAACCTGAAGGCGCAATGATCTCTATGGAAGCTGGAAAAGCGCTTGCATTCGCACTCTGGAATCTTCAGGAGCGAGGAGTCATTTATATCGAACCCACAACAGAGGTCTATCAAGGAATGGTAATTGGAAACACAACAAAAGGCGAAGAAATGTTCGTGAATCCATGCAAAGGAAAACAACTTTCCAACATGCGCTCATCCGGAAACGACGAAGGAATTTATCTCGTCCCCGCGCTCACCGTCACGATCGAGCGAGGACTTGAAACAATGAATGAGGATGAATATCTAGAAATTACTCCGAAGAATGTGCGACTCCGAAAGAAGAGTTTTGAAAACAAGAAGCGTACGTAA
- a CDS encoding CAP domain-containing protein, protein MGNFLKHHFIPHEGNEYKPHFLREASIASLISLALILFLGSISYGIVATKTNILASIYPSLVVNLTNENRTAQGDLPLQVNPLLEKSAGFKAEDMAEKGYFAHTSPEGLTPWHWFDLAGYAYIYAGENLAVNFSDTDTVVNAWMNSPTHRENILNNHFTEIGIATSHGVYKGRDTIFVVQDFGTPSLASAEGNVRPVLKEVKSIAPISQVQVSPEVAGESVKKDFVQAEAPLQTFVAVKNEAAVSSAPAQQAIDGNSFPKLSWYQRAVLLYPKIVSDAYIVLAGIVVLSLVLLIFIEVKKQHPKHILYGFLVLALVLVLLYLSRAILFPQVIII, encoded by the coding sequence ATGGGTAATTTTCTCAAGCACCACTTTATTCCCCATGAAGGGAATGAATACAAGCCACACTTTTTAAGAGAAGCTTCGATTGCTTCGCTCATCTCTCTTGCTCTCATTCTTTTTCTCGGTTCAATTTCGTATGGAATTGTAGCGACCAAAACAAATATTTTGGCGTCTATTTACCCGTCTCTGGTTGTTAATCTTACAAATGAAAACCGAACTGCACAGGGCGATCTTCCTCTCCAAGTAAATCCGCTTTTAGAAAAATCGGCGGGATTCAAGGCAGAAGATATGGCGGAGAAAGGATATTTTGCCCACACCTCTCCGGAAGGGCTCACTCCATGGCATTGGTTTGATCTTGCTGGCTACGCGTATATCTATGCCGGAGAAAATCTTGCTGTGAATTTTTCTGACACGGATACAGTAGTGAATGCGTGGATGAATTCTCCGACGCACCGGGAAAATATTCTCAATAATCATTTTACGGAGATTGGCATCGCCACTTCTCACGGAGTATATAAAGGAAGAGATACGATTTTCGTCGTCCAAGATTTTGGAACTCCATCTCTCGCATCTGCAGAGGGGAATGTCCGGCCGGTTTTGAAAGAGGTGAAAAGCATTGCTCCTATTTCACAGGTACAAGTCTCTCCTGAAGTAGCCGGTGAGAGTGTGAAAAAAGATTTTGTGCAGGCAGAAGCGCCGCTTCAGACTTTTGTTGCTGTGAAAAATGAGGCCGCTGTATCTTCCGCACCCGCACAACAAGCTATAGATGGAAATTCTTTTCCGAAACTTTCGTGGTATCAAAGAGCGGTGCTTTTGTATCCCAAAATAGTGAGCGATGCATATATTGTCCTTGCCGGCATCGTTGTTCTTTCACTTGTCCTTCTTATCTTCATTGAAGTTAAAAAACAGCACCCAAAACATATTCTGTACGGATTTCTTGTTTTAGCATTAGTGCTTGTGCTACTCTACCTCTCTCGGGCAATTCTCTTCCCGCAGGTGATCATAATCTAA